The Nitrospira tepida genome includes a window with the following:
- a CDS encoding pilus assembly protein — MGRQMLATRVSAALLFVIALGAAPETRAQSMSDYTSVPAFIASAVPPNVLMLMDNSGSMNESAYHMNSEAYDPAKTYYGYFEPTKCYNYASSKFNAGANRAASDPRCSNPDPWDGNFLNYMTMTRFEITKWVMMGGKCAPRAVNGTCYPGGKLVAETLERVTSVNNVTADGLAPYAGTKCFSRDGDNLLVYDSGCGTNKDTYKINLEIYAEPAGVFQQVGADKARFGLMVFNKQTGGGSVQGGDVTAPLGGNMTSMVNAIENTNATEWTPLSESLYEATRYFAQVAPAYANSNYPNNNQNDDPYYYRSPWASPDQYVKCCKSFVIIFTDGQPTYDTSVPSTVYDYAHSTGAHALINVNGPGHCDTPAGCTVPHSNAIHSNHGGGLTDHSAGASQVDHHDNCSSYYGGLNADSCVSNGSHYLDDVAYWAHTADLRPCNGAANGTIAGINETGKCLDGNQNLIIYTFYAFGTGANILKDAAKFGGFEDRNNNNAFDPGVDVFDRVNNYTGAAGADGLPDTYFESANADDMRDKLVSTINSILARSASGTSASVLANSSTGEGSLYQAYFFPKSIENPNVTWVGYTHGLWVDSFGNVREDTVHDGKLIYNQDYIIKPYYDVNNGKVKADRYVDSDNDGKADSLVDTVDLELVNSIWEAGRRLALKPHTSRRILTWIDKNGDGIVDGGKDNGIHTDITAGEVIPFGTNATNKAELAKYLRGEASPSVYTTDNLIDFVLGCEPATCAAQASLRERRLSVKDDTNATVTKVWKYGDPIHSTPTVVASPRERYDVVYGDGTYIDFFKQYRNRRQMIYVGANDGMLHAFDGGFYHRADGAHRGCFTANLNDLCSSQTTTPTQLGEERWAFIPYQLLPHLKWLAQGDYSHVYYVDLKPKITDARIFTPDADHPQGWGTILIGGFRMGGSCNCAIGQKGRKMSVTADFTGSGTTTRDFYSAYFVLDITNPAQDPKLLWSFSTSDLGMTTSYPTVVRVKPSGGSKTDNTNAKWFVVFGSGPNGDPYAGEPSVYEGGVSQKGKMWAVNLATGPTSGNVVSFNVNSANSTQKEFFGDLISMDRDLDYRADVVYGGSVIDDGSAPWRGKMYRLTTGDISVSPTPVAFGMSTDPTKWGKLQEPTEVIDTFILDGTTPVTKETGPIVAAPTITLDDANKVWVFFGTGRYYSASDKTDNSTQYFFGIKDSVLSYDCTQSSTTNCLDNDLVNVSGATICTTCAANGNVTGVTATVGAGSVTVTDFDNSSANTSLVQLVKTKDGWVTTMPDSRERVLAAPALLGGVVFFPSFTPVNDICTGIGTSQLYGLFYKTGTAHKDPILGVTTSAGNNYANRRVSMGEGMMSQAAIHIGAQGSGSSGTSSGTGCQGRVSVIMQSSMGALSGRCTTPVSPVYSRYISWVNNRD, encoded by the coding sequence ATGGGACGTCAGATGCTTGCGACACGTGTGAGTGCCGCCCTTCTGTTCGTCATCGCTTTGGGGGCTGCACCGGAGACAAGGGCTCAATCCATGAGTGATTACACATCCGTGCCCGCTTTTATTGCGAGTGCGGTGCCGCCGAACGTGCTGATGCTCATGGATAATTCCGGGAGCATGAACGAATCGGCCTATCACATGAACAGCGAAGCCTATGACCCTGCCAAGACCTACTACGGCTACTTCGAGCCGACAAAGTGCTACAACTATGCGTCGTCTAAATTCAACGCGGGCGCCAATCGAGCGGCCAGTGATCCCCGCTGCAGCAATCCTGATCCGTGGGACGGCAACTTTCTCAACTACATGACCATGACCCGGTTCGAGATCACCAAGTGGGTCATGATGGGCGGGAAGTGCGCGCCACGGGCAGTTAATGGGACCTGCTATCCAGGGGGAAAGCTGGTAGCTGAAACGCTCGAGCGGGTGACGAGCGTGAACAACGTCACCGCCGACGGCCTCGCGCCTTATGCCGGCACGAAATGTTTTTCTCGGGATGGCGACAACCTCCTCGTCTATGACAGCGGCTGTGGAACCAATAAAGATACTTATAAGATCAACCTTGAGATTTATGCCGAACCTGCTGGGGTTTTTCAGCAGGTAGGTGCCGACAAGGCGCGTTTCGGGTTAATGGTTTTCAACAAACAGACCGGTGGTGGATCAGTTCAAGGTGGTGATGTGACGGCGCCGCTCGGCGGCAATATGACCAGCATGGTCAATGCAATTGAAAATACCAACGCGACCGAATGGACGCCATTGAGCGAATCGCTCTACGAGGCGACAAGGTACTTTGCTCAGGTTGCACCAGCTTATGCCAACTCCAACTATCCCAATAACAACCAGAACGATGATCCGTATTACTACAGGTCGCCCTGGGCCTCTCCTGATCAGTACGTAAAATGTTGCAAAAGCTTCGTGATCATTTTTACCGACGGACAGCCAACGTACGATACTTCAGTGCCGTCGACGGTGTACGACTATGCCCATTCGACCGGAGCGCACGCCCTCATCAATGTAAATGGACCAGGACACTGTGATACGCCTGCCGGCTGTACAGTCCCCCACTCAAATGCAATTCACAGCAACCATGGGGGTGGGTTGACAGACCACAGTGCCGGGGCGAGTCAAGTCGACCATCACGACAACTGCTCCTCCTACTATGGAGGGCTGAACGCGGATTCATGTGTAAGTAACGGGTCGCACTATCTGGATGACGTGGCGTACTGGGCACATACGGCGGATCTCCGTCCCTGCAACGGTGCCGCGAACGGGACGATCGCAGGCATTAATGAGACTGGAAAATGTCTGGATGGAAATCAGAACCTGATTATCTACACATTCTATGCCTTTGGAACCGGTGCGAACATCCTCAAGGATGCGGCGAAATTCGGAGGATTCGAAGACAGGAACAACAACAATGCCTTCGATCCAGGAGTCGATGTCTTCGATCGGGTGAATAACTATACTGGTGCAGCCGGAGCCGATGGGCTGCCGGATACGTACTTCGAATCCGCCAACGCGGATGATATGCGGGACAAGCTGGTCTCGACGATTAATAGTATCTTGGCTCGGAGCGCGTCGGGAACATCGGCTTCGGTGTTGGCCAACTCATCAACTGGTGAAGGGTCGCTGTACCAGGCCTACTTTTTTCCGAAGTCGATCGAGAATCCGAATGTCACGTGGGTGGGATACACACACGGCCTATGGGTCGATAGCTTCGGCAATGTTCGCGAAGACACGGTGCATGACGGCAAGCTGATCTATAATCAGGATTACATCATCAAGCCCTACTACGACGTCAATAATGGAAAGGTCAAGGCGGATCGTTATGTCGATAGTGACAACGACGGTAAGGCGGATTCACTGGTTGATACGGTTGATCTGGAGTTGGTGAACAGCATTTGGGAGGCTGGGAGACGTCTGGCCCTGAAGCCCCACACCAGTCGCAGGATACTCACATGGATCGATAAGAATGGAGACGGCATCGTTGATGGTGGAAAGGATAATGGTATTCACACTGATATCACGGCTGGCGAAGTGATCCCATTCGGGACAAACGCGACCAACAAGGCTGAATTGGCCAAATACTTGAGAGGGGAGGCCTCTCCATCGGTCTATACGACGGACAACCTCATTGACTTTGTTCTGGGATGCGAGCCTGCTACCTGTGCGGCGCAGGCAAGCCTTCGAGAGCGTCGTTTGTCGGTGAAGGACGACACGAATGCCACCGTCACCAAGGTCTGGAAGTATGGAGACCCCATTCACTCGACGCCCACGGTCGTGGCATCACCGCGGGAGCGGTATGACGTAGTCTACGGCGACGGGACCTATATAGACTTTTTCAAGCAGTATCGAAACCGGCGGCAGATGATCTATGTCGGCGCCAACGATGGGATGCTGCATGCCTTCGACGGCGGCTTCTATCATCGAGCGGATGGAGCGCACCGTGGCTGTTTCACGGCCAATCTGAACGATCTGTGCTCCTCACAAACGACCACCCCGACTCAACTCGGCGAGGAGAGATGGGCTTTCATTCCCTATCAACTCTTGCCGCATCTCAAATGGTTGGCGCAGGGAGACTATTCGCATGTCTACTATGTTGATCTAAAACCAAAAATCACCGATGCTCGTATTTTCACGCCTGATGCCGACCATCCTCAGGGCTGGGGAACCATCCTCATCGGCGGATTCCGTATGGGGGGGAGCTGTAACTGCGCAATCGGACAAAAAGGCCGGAAGATGAGTGTGACCGCGGACTTCACCGGTTCGGGTACCACAACCAGAGATTTTTACAGTGCCTATTTCGTCTTGGATATCACCAATCCGGCACAGGATCCCAAGTTGCTCTGGTCATTTTCTACCTCGGATCTCGGCATGACCACAAGTTACCCGACCGTCGTCAGGGTGAAGCCGAGTGGAGGAAGTAAGACGGATAATACAAATGCCAAGTGGTTTGTCGTATTCGGGTCTGGTCCGAATGGCGACCCATATGCTGGCGAACCGTCGGTCTATGAAGGAGGGGTCAGTCAAAAGGGAAAGATGTGGGCGGTGAATCTGGCCACAGGACCCACATCCGGGAACGTGGTGTCCTTTAATGTAAACAGTGCAAATTCAACTCAGAAAGAGTTCTTTGGAGATTTGATCTCGATGGATCGGGATCTCGATTATCGGGCCGACGTCGTATACGGGGGGTCCGTTATCGATGATGGATCCGCCCCCTGGCGCGGCAAGATGTACCGATTGACCACTGGTGATATCTCTGTATCACCCACGCCTGTGGCATTCGGCATGAGCACAGATCCTACCAAGTGGGGGAAACTGCAGGAACCGACCGAGGTCATCGATACATTCATTCTTGATGGGACGACCCCTGTAACAAAAGAAACGGGTCCGATAGTGGCTGCTCCGACGATCACACTGGACGATGCCAATAAAGTGTGGGTCTTCTTCGGAACGGGTCGATACTATAGTGCCTCGGATAAGACCGATAACAGCACCCAGTATTTCTTTGGCATCAAGGATTCTGTTCTCAGTTATGACTGTACGCAATCCTCCACGACAAATTGCTTGGATAATGATCTGGTGAATGTCAGCGGCGCGACCATCTGTACAACCTGCGCAGCCAATGGCAATGTCACGGGTGTGACAGCAACGGTTGGGGCTGGGTCTGTGACCGTCACTGATTTTGACAATTCTTCGGCCAACACGTCCTTAGTTCAGTTAGTCAAGACCAAAGACGGTTGGGTGACCACCATGCCAGACAGTCGTGAGCGGGTGCTTGCGGCTCCGGCGTTGTTGGGCGGTGTGGTGTTCTTTCCGAGTTTCACGCCGGTAAACGACATTTGCACTGGAATCGGCACCTCACAACTTTACGGCCTGTTTTATAAAACAGGCACCGCGCATAAGGACCCGATTCTCGGGGTCACCACATCGGCAGGCAATAACTATGCCAATCGGCGTGTCAGCATGGGCGAGGGCATGATGTCTCAGGCCGCCATCCATATTGGAGCGCAGGGGAGCGGTTCATCCGGCACCTCGAGCGGTACCGGTTGCCAAGGGAGAGTCTCCGTCATTATGCAGTCCAGTATGGGCGCGCTGAGTGGTCGCTGCACGACGCCGGTGAGTCCGGTGTACAGCCGCTACATTTCTTGGGTCAACAATCGAGACTAA
- a CDS encoding pilus assembly PilX family protein: MFTVLGGQNGVAFLTVMMLLLILTVLGIAAITVTGFENRVAGLSRNAEAATSAIESCIQTAVNVIQQTIDQADVPSTFVPDPVPTTAMRTQLAQEILGQSDNNPDTPTTGSANLVQSVGGYTVNGDIDRLYIRAPGGGALQFAAGYEGMGAGAAGGGVEILYSIACSTTNAATGTTARTSAVYACTATGESCQRKI; the protein is encoded by the coding sequence ATGTTCACAGTACTCGGCGGGCAGAATGGCGTGGCCTTCTTGACCGTCATGATGTTGCTGCTGATTCTCACTGTGCTTGGCATTGCAGCAATTACCGTCACGGGATTTGAGAATCGAGTTGCCGGGCTGTCTCGGAATGCCGAGGCTGCAACCAGCGCGATAGAGTCCTGTATCCAGACAGCGGTCAATGTCATCCAGCAGACGATTGATCAAGCCGATGTTCCCAGCACCTTCGTGCCGGACCCTGTGCCAACGACAGCGATGCGCACACAGCTTGCACAGGAAATCTTAGGACAGTCTGATAATAACCCTGATACCCCGACCACTGGTTCTGCCAATCTGGTGCAGTCGGTTGGCGGGTATACAGTCAATGGCGATATCGACCGGCTCTATATTCGTGCACCTGGTGGAGGCGCGTTGCAGTTTGCGGCTGGCTATGAGGGCATGGGAGCGGGTGCAGCCGGCGGGGGGGTTGAGATTCTGTACAGCATCGCCTGTTCCACGACCAATGCAGCAACTGGGACCACAGCCAGGACCAGCGCGGTCTATGCCTGTACGGCAACGGGTGAGAGTTGCCAGAGAAAGATTTAG
- a CDS encoding PilW family protein, translating to MTLIELVVAILISIVILAAGFTALVTTEKASRANEQTVDTQQNARIAMDLIARDIRGAGMGMIGVIGACPTAVVPADQTPAGADTGPDTISLVTPTGSGTWTLAGAVGASGAGFNQLVLSSGAAGAVANLQSMGMGNGSILNIGGAVSGTVSAFDVNAGTINLSNSVPPPATFPAGTPVYLLQCITYSIGTTSAACSGGSSPCLLRNGVPVVDGIENIQFAYGCDGCVAAINGGVPDGVIDDQNGNNSFDQADFVTNSLWTTGASTIKLVQVSIVARQLGGEQGFGEGRQAGLYSPPSLQVSDHTMNLAGTQQFRRRLLTRTIELRNARL from the coding sequence ATGACTTTGATCGAACTCGTCGTTGCAATTCTCATCAGCATCGTAATTCTCGCTGCCGGGTTTACGGCGCTTGTCACTACAGAGAAGGCGTCGCGTGCGAATGAGCAGACCGTGGATACGCAACAAAACGCCCGGATTGCGATGGATCTTATTGCCAGAGATATCAGGGGTGCCGGGATGGGGATGATCGGAGTCATCGGTGCGTGTCCCACCGCGGTTGTCCCCGCGGATCAGACGCCGGCCGGTGCGGATACGGGACCGGATACCATCTCCCTCGTCACCCCCACCGGCAGTGGCACCTGGACATTGGCTGGAGCGGTTGGAGCCAGTGGAGCAGGATTCAATCAACTTGTGCTTTCCAGTGGGGCGGCCGGGGCGGTAGCCAATCTGCAATCGATGGGGATGGGAAACGGATCGATTTTAAATATTGGAGGAGCTGTCAGCGGCACCGTGTCGGCGTTCGACGTCAACGCGGGCACCATCAATTTAAGCAACTCAGTGCCGCCGCCGGCAACGTTTCCTGCAGGGACGCCTGTCTATTTACTACAGTGTATTACTTACTCAATCGGAACAACTTCAGCTGCCTGTAGTGGGGGATCGAGCCCATGCCTTCTTCGAAACGGGGTCCCGGTCGTTGATGGGATCGAAAACATTCAGTTTGCCTATGGTTGCGACGGATGCGTGGCGGCAATCAACGGAGGGGTCCCAGATGGAGTGATTGACGATCAGAACGGCAACAACAGTTTCGATCAGGCCGATTTTGTGACAAACAGCCTTTGGACGACAGGAGCGAGTACCATCAAGCTTGTGCAGGTTTCGATTGTGGCAAGGCAGTTGGGGGGCGAGCAAGGGTTCGGCGAAGGTAGACAAGCTGGGCTCTATTCTCCTCCCTCCTTACAGGTGAGTGACCACACGATGAATCTGGCAGGTACACAGCAGTTTCGGAGACGTCTTTTGACGCGGACTATTGAATTACGGAACGCTCGACTCTGA
- a CDS encoding type IV pilus modification PilV family protein yields MVPEEHMPVSITKEAGRQMSQREGGFTLIEGMLAAVVLAVGLLALSGMQAISLGSNVDANELTRATTLASDMIERIQFNRFNVTAYHGIDTAAATPCTQSATAQPMARGDCLQWQTMLNNAGLAGTTGTVVLAPIPPAIDPLNLNRTTVQVRVSWTGGMVTSTGQGLTKISRQKSVTLTTVIARE; encoded by the coding sequence ATGGTGCCCGAAGAGCACATGCCCGTGAGTATAACGAAGGAAGCGGGTCGGCAAATGTCTCAGCGGGAAGGCGGGTTCACATTGATAGAAGGCATGCTGGCCGCCGTGGTGTTGGCGGTAGGACTTCTCGCGCTCTCCGGCATGCAAGCCATTTCTCTGGGAAGCAATGTAGATGCGAATGAACTCACGAGGGCGACGACATTGGCTTCGGACATGATCGAACGAATCCAGTTCAACCGATTTAACGTGACGGCCTACCACGGGATTGACACGGCGGCCGCGACGCCCTGTACGCAAAGTGCGACTGCCCAACCCATGGCGCGCGGCGACTGTCTCCAATGGCAGACGATGTTGAATAACGCAGGATTGGCCGGCACGACGGGGACTGTCGTATTGGCCCCAATTCCTCCCGCTATCGATCCGCTGAATCTCAATCGGACGACTGTGCAGGTGCGAGTGAGTTGGACAGGCGGCATGGTGACATCAACGGGTCAAGGCTTGACAAAGATCAGCCGTCAAAAATCGGTCACCCTGACCACTGTAATAGCCCGGGAGTAA
- a CDS encoding prepilin-type N-terminal cleavage/methylation domain-containing protein, with translation MSPFTMRNQEAGFTLVELVTVTAIVGILTGLAVPAYNQWITQYQLRQAASEIQSQMTHARWIAMNRNTTVRVALSTVSGKVQLNVTDATGAQQFLPPSTMMGTINGVTGGPVLFSSLGLLASGSSALVQVSNVKNQTYSVWVNAGGKATWCPKSTCP, from the coding sequence ATGAGCCCATTCACAATGCGGAATCAAGAAGCAGGCTTCACACTGGTCGAATTGGTCACGGTCACCGCCATTGTCGGTATTCTGACAGGGCTGGCCGTGCCTGCCTACAACCAGTGGATAACGCAGTATCAACTCAGGCAAGCCGCATCGGAGATTCAAAGTCAGATGACCCATGCTCGCTGGATTGCGATGAACCGCAACACCACCGTCCGTGTGGCGTTGAGCACGGTATCCGGCAAGGTCCAACTGAACGTAACAGATGCAACGGGGGCTCAGCAATTTCTTCCTCCATCCACCATGATGGGAACAATCAATGGCGTAACAGGTGGGCCGGTTCTATTTTCCTCCTTGGGATTGCTGGCGAGTGGGTCGAGTGCGCTCGTTCAGGTATCCAATGTCAAGAATCAAACCTATTCGGTGTGGGTCAATGCCGGTGGAAAGGCCACATGGTGCCCGAAGAGCACATGCCCGTGA
- a CDS encoding GspE/PulE family protein, translating to MASRQALLSAIKQASARGVGIEEMLDAEIPLAEVGQALSEFYGCPFVSFETRQLIAPELFRNLKLDYLRRHHWVPIRKEGNVVQVAMDNPADLRRILDIRYAFPGCTVQPAVALRRDIERVLDRLAGQGTEQSIPDILGELVREIDQEKKPDSGGDAIDENNSAIVRLTNQIIAEAYRMGASDIHLEPYGDRKETVVRFRVEGTCATFMKIPAAYRRAVVSRIKIMANLDIAERRKPQDGKIRFKNGQGNEIELRVATLPTTSGNEDVVMRILTAKSPLPLTAMDLPDPLISSLKQAVEKPYGIVLCVGPTGSGKTTTLHALLAEINTDQRKIWTVEDPVEITQEGLRQLQVQPKIGLTFATALRAFLRADPDVIMVGEMRDKETADIAIEASLTGHLVLSTLHTNSAVETVTRILDMGCDSFNFADAVLAVLAKRLCKRLCLACKEAYEPMDEERQALVHAYGLEDWVGRMERHGGSVSILWRPRGCEECNGTGFKGRVGLYELLLGSDTMKRLIQSHARTHELRQCAKAEGMISLVQDGIDKVLRGDTTLQEVKKVAIR from the coding sequence ATGGCTTCGCGGCAAGCGTTGCTGTCAGCTATCAAACAGGCATCCGCAAGAGGTGTTGGAATAGAAGAGATGCTCGATGCGGAAATTCCGTTGGCGGAAGTCGGGCAGGCGCTCAGTGAATTCTACGGGTGCCCGTTTGTCAGTTTCGAGACGCGTCAACTCATCGCTCCAGAGCTCTTTAGAAACCTCAAATTGGACTATCTGCGTCGGCATCACTGGGTTCCCATTCGCAAGGAAGGCAACGTCGTACAGGTGGCTATGGATAACCCGGCTGACTTGAGGCGAATCCTGGACATTCGATATGCCTTCCCCGGTTGTACGGTCCAACCGGCTGTTGCGCTGCGCCGCGATATTGAACGGGTCCTTGATCGCCTGGCCGGGCAAGGTACGGAACAATCAATTCCCGATATTCTGGGGGAACTCGTCCGGGAGATCGATCAAGAGAAGAAGCCCGACTCCGGTGGCGACGCGATCGATGAAAATAACTCGGCCATCGTCCGGCTAACCAATCAGATCATTGCTGAAGCCTATCGCATGGGTGCGTCCGACATTCATCTCGAACCGTACGGTGATCGAAAAGAAACCGTGGTGCGTTTTCGAGTGGAAGGGACATGCGCGACGTTTATGAAAATCCCGGCGGCTTATCGCCGAGCCGTTGTGTCGCGGATCAAGATCATGGCCAACTTGGATATCGCCGAGCGCCGAAAACCGCAGGATGGAAAGATTCGATTTAAGAACGGGCAGGGAAATGAAATCGAATTGCGAGTCGCCACCTTACCGACGACATCCGGCAACGAAGATGTTGTCATGCGAATCCTGACCGCAAAGAGTCCCCTGCCGCTGACCGCCATGGATCTTCCAGATCCATTGATCTCATCCCTCAAGCAGGCCGTCGAAAAGCCCTATGGGATCGTGCTCTGTGTCGGACCAACTGGATCGGGGAAGACCACCACGCTCCATGCGTTGCTGGCTGAGATCAATACGGATCAACGTAAGATCTGGACCGTTGAAGATCCTGTCGAAATTACTCAGGAAGGGCTTCGTCAGCTCCAGGTTCAACCCAAAATTGGGTTGACCTTTGCCACGGCGCTCCGCGCGTTTCTGCGGGCAGACCCGGATGTCATTATGGTGGGAGAGATGCGAGACAAGGAGACAGCGGATATCGCTATCGAGGCCTCCCTGACCGGTCATTTGGTGCTCAGTACCTTGCACACAAACAGTGCAGTCGAGACCGTCACGCGGATTCTGGATATGGGATGCGATTCCTTCAATTTTGCGGATGCGGTCTTGGCCGTGCTGGCCAAGCGCCTCTGTAAAAGATTGTGTCTAGCGTGTAAGGAAGCATATGAGCCGATGGATGAGGAGCGGCAAGCATTGGTCCATGCGTATGGCCTTGAGGATTGGGTGGGTCGTATGGAACGGCATGGGGGATCCGTGTCGATATTGTGGAGGCCCCGAGGGTGTGAGGAATGCAATGGGACTGGTTTTAAGGGACGAGTAGGTTTGTATGAGCTTCTGCTGGGTTCGGATACGATGAAACGGCTTATCCAGTCCCATGCGCGAACCCACGAATTGCGTCAATGTGCCAAAGCCGAAGGGATGATAAGCCTTGTTCAGGATGGAATTGACAAGGTTCTACGGGGGGATACGACTCTTCAAGAGGTTAAAAAGGTGGCAATAAGATAA
- a CDS encoding PilW family protein: MTQPMSPLQNHDGASLIELLIALATGLVVMSAVFETLSALDRRFRSQQTAMAATQDIRSGLEVWESEVRMAKGTGLLGGPALQAMGPASFEFTANLNGLATTLKSAALQGQTELNVDDARDWPSGKYVVLCSKMRCIDNRLARDGQRNRIVLAQPLTDAFPAGTDISVLNRVRYYVLPNQAGTVRLMRMVDGGANALIGNLKAARFSYFARSGAPAIDSASVALVRIEAESAATHLSVTKDIAIRSQL, encoded by the coding sequence GCTGATCGCGCTGGCCACGGGACTCGTCGTAATGTCGGCCGTCTTCGAAACCCTGAGTGCCTTGGATCGACGCTTTCGATCTCAGCAGACCGCGATGGCCGCGACTCAAGATATCCGATCAGGGCTTGAAGTCTGGGAGAGCGAGGTGCGGATGGCCAAAGGAACCGGTCTTTTAGGGGGTCCGGCCCTTCAGGCCATGGGCCCAGCCTCATTCGAATTCACCGCCAATCTCAACGGACTCGCGACCACCTTGAAATCGGCAGCCCTCCAGGGTCAGACCGAGTTGAACGTGGATGACGCCCGCGACTGGCCGTCTGGCAAATACGTCGTGCTTTGCTCGAAGATGCGCTGCATCGACAATCGGTTGGCCCGTGACGGACAGCGCAATCGAATCGTCCTGGCCCAACCACTGACGGACGCCTTTCCCGCTGGAACCGACATCAGCGTTCTGAACCGTGTGCGATATTATGTCTTGCCCAACCAGGCGGGAACCGTGCGGTTGATGCGCATGGTGGATGGTGGAGCCAACGCGCTGATCGGCAATCTGAAGGCCGCGCGATTCTCCTATTTCGCACGGAGCGGGGCGCCGGCGATCGATTCAGCATCGGTTGCGCTCGTCCGTATCGAAGCTGAATCCGCCGCCACCCATCTTTCGGTGACCAAAGATATTGCGATCCGATCTCAATTATGA